One Streptomyces sp. SAI-135 DNA segment encodes these proteins:
- a CDS encoding trypsin-like serine protease, translating to MSGGAGWHRRRAWIALPVAVAAALLATSANAATVVPEPQAPAAPAAVSTPTQAELKQRIAEAAAVVDASRTATRTPTGGGTVDSTISPMIIGGTTTTISSAPWMAQLWYVDNKGTTDTSDDTGFFCGGAVVAPTKILTAAHCVKGANWANGGTVVTGATQLLSENGDLHGGTATAVLRQWYHPSYNEDTIDNDIAVLTLAAPVKATPIRMTTSTDTASYDPATTGAKTAKVYGWGRTSSTSDAISETLKTATLPIKSDTTCAAAYGSWFIKGHMTCAGPAASGSDAGTTAICSGDSGGPLVVNGRIVGVVSWNVTDCVAKGAYSVFTKVSKYVGAAYPRIDDTNLNFDHKADLWVRNSSTKVGYELDSKGTTLAARQSWGDWNGVNLVRQTDLNRDGYQDLVYRVSATGDVYWLRFVPSSTGGAWAAPKKVFTDWRTRTRIVTPGDVTGDYKADLLSVDSGGVLWIYPGRGDGSFATRVKVGGGWSQYNFLLGHGDFTGDGKADVLARNKSTGDVYLYKGTGKAGTGVFAARVKVRNWSSTTYNAFDAVGDITGDGRADLVARTPGGTLYLYKGTGKATSEIFATRTSLGTGFQQYDIFG from the coding sequence ATGTCCGGAGGCGCCGGCTGGCACAGACGGCGCGCATGGATCGCTCTGCCCGTCGCCGTGGCCGCCGCGCTGCTGGCCACGTCGGCGAACGCCGCCACCGTGGTGCCCGAACCGCAGGCACCGGCCGCGCCCGCCGCCGTGTCCACGCCGACGCAGGCCGAGCTGAAGCAGCGCATCGCCGAGGCGGCCGCCGTCGTGGACGCCTCCCGCACCGCGACCCGGACGCCGACCGGCGGTGGCACGGTCGACTCCACCATCTCGCCGATGATCATCGGCGGTACGACGACCACCATCAGCTCCGCCCCGTGGATGGCCCAGCTCTGGTACGTCGACAACAAGGGCACCACGGACACCAGCGACGACACCGGCTTCTTCTGCGGCGGCGCGGTCGTCGCGCCGACGAAGATCCTCACCGCCGCACACTGCGTCAAGGGCGCGAACTGGGCCAACGGCGGCACCGTGGTGACCGGGGCCACCCAGCTGCTCTCCGAGAACGGCGACCTGCACGGCGGTACCGCCACGGCCGTGCTGCGGCAGTGGTACCACCCGTCGTACAACGAGGACACCATCGACAACGACATCGCGGTCCTGACCCTGGCGGCTCCCGTCAAGGCGACCCCGATCCGTATGACGACGTCCACGGACACCGCCTCCTACGACCCCGCCACGACCGGCGCCAAGACCGCCAAGGTCTACGGCTGGGGCCGCACCAGCTCCACCAGCGACGCCATCTCCGAGACGCTGAAGACGGCCACGCTGCCCATCAAGTCGGACACGACCTGCGCCGCGGCCTACGGTTCCTGGTTCATCAAGGGGCACATGACGTGCGCGGGCCCGGCCGCCAGCGGCAGCGACGCCGGTACGACCGCCATCTGCAGCGGTGACTCCGGCGGCCCCCTCGTCGTGAACGGGCGGATCGTCGGCGTCGTCTCCTGGAACGTGACGGACTGCGTCGCCAAGGGCGCCTACAGCGTCTTCACCAAGGTCAGCAAGTACGTCGGCGCCGCCTACCCGCGCATCGACGACACCAACCTGAACTTCGACCACAAGGCCGACCTGTGGGTGCGCAACTCCTCCACCAAGGTCGGCTACGAGCTGGACTCCAAGGGCACCACCCTGGCCGCCCGGCAGTCCTGGGGCGACTGGAACGGCGTGAACCTGGTCCGGCAGACCGACCTAAACCGGGACGGCTACCAGGACCTCGTGTACCGCGTCTCCGCCACCGGTGACGTCTACTGGCTGCGGTTCGTCCCGTCGTCCACCGGAGGCGCCTGGGCGGCTCCGAAGAAGGTCTTCACCGACTGGCGGACCCGCACCCGGATCGTCACGCCCGGTGACGTGACCGGCGACTACAAGGCCGACCTGCTCTCGGTCGACTCCGGGGGCGTCCTGTGGATCTACCCGGGCAGGGGTGACGGCAGCTTCGCCACCCGGGTGAAGGTCGGCGGCGGCTGGAGCCAGTACAACTTCCTGCTGGGCCACGGCGACTTCACCGGCGACGGCAAGGCGGACGTGCTCGCCCGCAACAAGAGCACCGGCGACGTCTACCTGTACAAGGGCACCGGCAAGGCCGGCACGGGCGTCTTCGCGGCCCGGGTCAAGGTGCGCAACTGGAGCAGCACGACGTACAACGCCTTCGACGCCGTCGGTGACATCACCGGCGACGGCAGGGCCGACCTCGTGGCCCGCACCCCGGGCGGCACGCTCTACCTGTACAAGGGCACCGGCAAGGCGACCAGCGAGATCTTCGCCACAAGGACCAGCCTGGGCACCGGTTTCCAGCAGTACGACATCTTTGGCTGA
- a CDS encoding homoserine dehydrogenase: MMRTRPLKVALLGCGVVGSEVARIMTTHADDLAARIGAPVELAGVAVRRPSKVREGIPQELVTTDATALVKRGDIDVVVEVIGGIEPARSLITTAFEHGASVVSANKALLAQDGAALHAAAQKADKDLYYEAAVAGAIPLIRPLRESLAGDKVNRVLGIVNGTTNFILDKMDSTGAGYQEALDEATALGYAEADPTADVEGFDAAAKAAILAGIAFHTRVRLDDVYREGMTEVTAADFASAKEMGCTIKLLAICERAEDGRSVTARVHPAMIPLTHPLASVRGAYNAVFVESDASGQLMFYGPGAGGAPTASAVLGDLVAVCRNRLSGTTGPGESAYAALPVEGMGEVVTRYHISLDVADKPGVLAQVATVFAEHGVSIDTVRQQGKDGEASLVVVTHRASDAALGGTVEALRKLDTVRGVASIMRVEGE, from the coding sequence ATGATGCGTACGCGTCCGCTGAAGGTGGCGCTGCTGGGCTGTGGAGTGGTCGGCTCAGAGGTGGCGCGCATCATGACGACGCACGCGGACGACCTCGCCGCCCGCATCGGGGCCCCCGTGGAGCTCGCGGGGGTCGCGGTACGGCGGCCCTCCAAGGTCCGTGAGGGCATCCCGCAGGAACTCGTCACGACCGACGCCACCGCCCTCGTCAAACGCGGGGACATCGACGTCGTCGTGGAGGTGATCGGGGGCATCGAGCCCGCGCGCTCCCTCATCACCACCGCCTTCGAGCACGGCGCCTCCGTCGTCTCGGCCAACAAGGCGCTCCTCGCCCAGGACGGCGCCGCCCTGCACGCGGCGGCCCAGAAGGCCGACAAGGACCTCTACTACGAGGCCGCCGTCGCCGGTGCCATCCCGCTGATCCGCCCGCTGCGCGAGTCCCTCGCCGGCGACAAGGTCAACCGGGTGCTCGGGATCGTCAACGGCACGACCAACTTCATCCTCGACAAGATGGACAGCACCGGGGCGGGATACCAGGAGGCCCTCGACGAGGCCACCGCCCTGGGCTACGCCGAGGCCGATCCGACCGCCGACGTCGAGGGCTTCGACGCCGCCGCCAAGGCCGCCATCCTCGCCGGGATCGCCTTCCACACGCGCGTGCGGCTCGACGACGTCTACCGCGAGGGCATGACCGAGGTCACCGCCGCCGACTTCGCCTCCGCGAAGGAGATGGGCTGCACCATCAAGCTGCTCGCCATCTGCGAGCGCGCCGAGGACGGCCGGTCGGTCACCGCGCGCGTGCACCCCGCGATGATCCCCCTCACACACCCGCTCGCGTCCGTCCGCGGCGCCTACAACGCCGTGTTCGTCGAGTCCGACGCCTCCGGCCAGCTGATGTTCTACGGCCCGGGCGCCGGCGGCGCTCCCACCGCCTCCGCCGTCCTCGGCGACCTGGTCGCCGTCTGCCGCAACCGGCTCAGCGGCACCACCGGGCCCGGTGAGTCCGCGTACGCCGCCCTGCCCGTCGAGGGCATGGGCGAGGTCGTCACGCGCTACCACATCAGCCTGGACGTCGCCGACAAACCGGGTGTTCTCGCCCAGGTCGCCACCGTGTTCGCCGAGCACGGGGTGTCCATCGATACCGTTCGGCAGCAGGGGAAGGACGGCGAGGCGTCTCTCGTCGTCGTCACGCACCGCGCGTCCGACGCCGCCCTGGGCGGGACCGTCGAGGCGTTGCGCAAGCTCGACACCGTGCGGGGTGTCGCCAGCATCATGCGGGTTGAAGGAGAGTAA
- the thrC gene encoding threonine synthase, whose product MTHQWRGIIEEYRDRLPVSDSTPVVTLREGGTPLVPAQVLSERTGCEVHLKVEGANPTGSFKDRGMTMAITRAKEEGAKAVICASTGNTSASAAAYAVRAGMVSAVLVPQGKIALGKMGQALVHGAKILQVDGNFDDCLTLARSLSDNYPVALVNSVNPVRIEGQKTAAFEIVDMLGDAPDIHVLPVGNAGNITAYWKGYKEYAADGVAAKTPRMWGFQASGSAPIVRGEVVKDPSTIATAIRIGNPASWNYALAARDESGGFIDEVTDREILRAYRLLAAQEGVFVEPASAASVAGLLKAAEQGKVDPGQKIVCTVTGNGLKDPDWAVAGAPQPVTVPVDAATAAERLGLA is encoded by the coding sequence ATGACCCACCAGTGGCGCGGAATCATCGAGGAGTACCGGGACCGGCTGCCCGTCTCCGACAGCACGCCGGTCGTGACGCTCCGCGAGGGCGGCACGCCCCTCGTGCCCGCGCAGGTGCTCTCCGAGCGCACCGGGTGCGAGGTCCACCTCAAGGTGGAGGGCGCCAACCCCACCGGTTCCTTCAAGGACCGCGGCATGACCATGGCCATCACTCGGGCCAAGGAGGAGGGCGCGAAGGCGGTCATCTGCGCCTCCACCGGCAACACCTCGGCCAGCGCCGCCGCCTACGCCGTACGCGCGGGCATGGTCTCCGCCGTGCTCGTCCCGCAGGGCAAGATCGCGCTCGGCAAGATGGGCCAGGCTCTCGTGCACGGCGCGAAGATCCTCCAGGTCGACGGGAACTTCGACGACTGCCTCACCCTGGCCCGTTCGCTGAGCGACAACTACCCGGTGGCACTGGTCAATTCGGTCAACCCGGTACGCATCGAGGGCCAGAAGACCGCGGCCTTCGAGATCGTCGACATGCTCGGCGACGCGCCCGACATCCACGTCCTGCCGGTCGGCAACGCCGGCAACATCACGGCGTACTGGAAGGGCTACAAGGAGTACGCCGCCGACGGCGTGGCCGCGAAGACCCCCCGGATGTGGGGCTTCCAGGCCTCCGGCAGCGCCCCGATCGTGCGCGGAGAGGTCGTCAAGGACCCCTCGACGATCGCCACCGCCATCCGCATCGGCAACCCGGCCTCCTGGAACTACGCCCTCGCGGCGCGGGACGAGTCCGGCGGGTTCATCGACGAGGTGACGGACCGTGAGATCCTGCGCGCCTACCGGCTGTTGGCCGCTCAGGAGGGCGTCTTCGTGGAGCCCGCCTCCGCCGCCTCGGTGGCCGGTCTGCTGAAGGCCGCCGAGCAGGGCAAGGTCGACCCGGGCCAGAAGATCGTGTGCACGGTCACCGGCAACGGCCTCAAGGACCCCGACTGGGCCGTCGCGGGCGCCCCGCAGCCCGTCACCGTGCCGGTCGACGCGGCGACGGCGGCCGAGCGCCTCGGGCTCGCGTAG
- a CDS encoding LCP family protein, whose amino-acid sequence MSAESTPIPGQPGGKGRRRKPRSKGRTGLLVAAWVAAGIVVVGGTGAGYVYFKLNGNIKSVDIDQMLGTERPTKADNGSENILVLGSDTRSGSNRKLGGGTDDGSARSDTAMIIHVYEGHKKATVVSIPRDTLIDRPECTDTDGKEHDAATDVMFNSAYTTGGAACAVKTVETMTDIRMDHYLEVDFSGFEKLVDELGGVTVTTTENIRDTDSHLDLEAGTHELTGAQALGLVRTRHGVGDGSDLGRIQLQQAFIKALVKQVESVGVLTNPKKLYDLADTATKAVTTDSDLGSVNSLVSFASGLKGISPSDMTMVTMPVRYDPANPNRVIVQDAKARQIWTALENDRPVPRSATEGTATGQAKGVVTS is encoded by the coding sequence ATGTCAGCCGAGAGCACGCCGATACCCGGACAACCGGGTGGCAAGGGACGCCGCCGCAAACCCCGCAGCAAGGGGCGCACGGGCCTGCTGGTCGCCGCCTGGGTCGCCGCGGGGATCGTCGTGGTGGGCGGCACCGGGGCCGGCTACGTGTACTTCAAGCTCAACGGCAACATCAAGAGCGTCGACATCGACCAGATGCTCGGCACCGAGCGGCCCACGAAGGCCGACAACGGCTCCGAGAACATCCTCGTCCTGGGCTCGGACACCCGCTCCGGCTCCAACAGGAAGCTCGGCGGCGGCACCGACGACGGCAGCGCCCGCTCCGACACCGCGATGATCATCCACGTGTACGAGGGCCACAAGAAGGCCACCGTGGTCTCCATCCCGCGCGACACCCTGATCGACCGCCCGGAGTGCACCGACACCGACGGCAAGGAGCACGACGCCGCGACGGACGTCATGTTCAACTCCGCGTACACAACCGGTGGCGCGGCCTGTGCCGTCAAGACCGTCGAGACCATGACCGACATCCGCATGGACCACTACCTGGAGGTCGACTTCAGCGGCTTCGAGAAGCTGGTCGACGAGCTCGGCGGGGTCACGGTCACCACCACCGAGAACATCAGGGACACGGACAGCCACCTCGACCTCGAGGCCGGCACGCACGAGCTCACCGGTGCCCAGGCCCTCGGTCTCGTCCGCACCCGGCACGGCGTCGGCGACGGCTCCGACCTCGGCCGCATCCAGCTCCAGCAGGCCTTCATCAAGGCGCTGGTCAAGCAAGTCGAGAGCGTCGGCGTGCTGACCAACCCCAAGAAGCTGTACGACCTCGCCGACACCGCCACCAAGGCCGTCACCACCGACTCCGACCTCGGCTCGGTCAACTCCCTGGTCTCCTTCGCGAGCGGCCTCAAGGGCATCAGCCCGTCGGACATGACCATGGTCACCATGCCGGTCCGCTACGACCCGGCGAACCCGAACCGGGTCATCGTGCAGGACGCCAAGGCCCGGCAGATCTGGACGGCCCTGGAGAACGACCGGCCGGTCCCGAGGTCCGCCACCGAAGGCACGGCCACCGGCCAGGCCAAGGGCGTCGTGACCTCCTGA
- the rpmE gene encoding 50S ribosomal protein L31: MKRDIHPEYVETQVSCTCGASFTTRSTISSGTIRAEVCSECHPFYTGKQKILDTGGRVARFEARFGKAAAKK, translated from the coding sequence TTGAAGCGCGACATCCACCCCGAGTACGTCGAGACGCAGGTCAGCTGCACCTGTGGCGCGTCGTTCACCACCCGCAGCACGATCTCCAGCGGCACCATCCGTGCCGAGGTCTGCTCCGAGTGCCACCCGTTCTACACGGGCAAGCAGAAGATCCTCGACACCGGTGGCCGTGTGGCCCGCTTCGAGGCCCGCTTCGGCAAGGCTGCTGCCAAGAAGTAG
- the lysA gene encoding diaminopimelate decarboxylase, protein MSRSAHPAGPRHADVLPEGHYSAPPADLNTLDPKVWAQTVERNEDGVVTVGGIDVKALAEEHGTPAYVVDEADFRARARAWRTAFGQDADVFYAGKAFLSRAVVRWLHEEGLNLDVCSGGELATALSAGMPADRIAFHGNNKSTAEIRRAITQGVGRIVLDSFQEIVRVAHIARELGTRQRVQIRVTVGVEAHTHEFIATAHEDQKFGIPLAGGQAAEAVRRALQLDSLELIGIHSHIGSQIFDMSGFEVAAHRVVGLLKDVRDEHGVELPEIDLGGGLGIAYTSDDDPREPHEIAKALTEIVSRECEAARLRTPRISVEPGRAIVGPTAFTLYEVGTIKPLDGLRTYVSVDGGMSDNIRTALYDAEYTVALVSRTSDAEPMLARVVGKHCESGDIVVKDAFLPADLAPGDLIAVPATGAYCRSMASNYNHVLRPPVVAVGDGASRVIVRRETEEDLLRLDVG, encoded by the coding sequence ATGAGCCGTTCCGCACACCCCGCCGGGCCCCGTCACGCCGACGTCCTTCCCGAGGGCCACTACTCCGCGCCGCCCGCCGACCTCAACACCCTCGACCCCAAGGTCTGGGCCCAGACCGTCGAGCGCAACGAGGACGGTGTGGTCACCGTCGGCGGTATCGACGTCAAGGCCCTCGCCGAGGAGCACGGCACCCCCGCCTACGTCGTCGACGAGGCCGACTTCCGGGCCCGGGCGCGGGCCTGGCGCACCGCCTTCGGCCAGGACGCCGACGTCTTCTACGCCGGCAAGGCGTTCCTGTCCCGGGCCGTCGTGCGCTGGCTGCACGAGGAGGGGCTCAACCTCGACGTGTGCTCCGGGGGCGAGCTCGCCACCGCGCTCTCCGCCGGCATGCCCGCCGACCGCATCGCCTTCCACGGCAACAACAAGTCGACGGCGGAGATCCGCCGCGCGATCACCCAGGGGGTCGGACGCATCGTCCTCGACTCCTTCCAGGAGATCGTCCGGGTCGCCCACATCGCTCGTGAACTCGGCACGCGGCAGCGCGTCCAGATCCGTGTCACCGTGGGCGTCGAGGCGCACACCCACGAGTTCATCGCGACCGCCCACGAGGACCAGAAGTTCGGCATCCCGCTGGCCGGCGGTCAGGCCGCCGAGGCCGTGCGGCGCGCCCTGCAGCTCGACAGCCTCGAACTCATCGGCATCCACTCCCACATCGGGTCGCAGATCTTCGACATGTCCGGCTTCGAGGTCGCCGCGCACCGCGTGGTCGGCCTGCTCAAGGACGTCCGTGACGAGCACGGGGTCGAGCTTCCGGAAATCGACCTCGGGGGCGGGCTCGGGATCGCCTACACCTCCGACGACGACCCGCGTGAACCGCACGAGATCGCCAAGGCCCTCACCGAGATCGTCAGCCGTGAGTGCGAGGCGGCCCGGCTGCGGACCCCGCGCATCTCCGTCGAGCCCGGCCGCGCCATCGTCGGTCCCACCGCGTTCACGCTGTACGAGGTCGGCACCATCAAGCCCCTCGACGGGCTGCGCACCTACGTCTCCGTCGACGGCGGGATGTCGGACAACATCCGCACCGCGCTGTACGACGCCGAGTACACCGTCGCCCTCGTGTCCCGGACCAGCGACGCCGAGCCCATGCTCGCGCGGGTCGTCGGCAAGCACTGCGAGAGCGGGGACATCGTGGTCAAGGATGCGTTCCTGCCGGCCGACCTGGCACCGGGTGACCTCATCGCCGTACCGGCGACGGGCGCCTACTGCCGTTCCATGGCGAGCAACTACAACCACGTGCTGCGTCCGCCGGTCGTCGCCGTCGGCGACGGCGCGTCCCGGGTCATCGTCCGCCGCGAGACGGAGGAGGACCTGCTGCGGCTCGACGTCGGATGA
- the thrB gene encoding homoserine kinase — protein MAGPAFRAAAVRVRVPATSANLGPGFDALGLSLGLYDDVVVRVADSGLHIDIAGEGSDTLPRDENHLLVRSLRTAFDLLGGQPRGLEIVCANRIPHGRGLGSSSAAICAGIVAARAVTIGGEARLDDTALLELATEIEGHPDNVAPCLLGGFTIAWMEAGAARAIRLEPHDSIVPVVFVPGKPVLTETARGLLPRSVPHVDAAANAGRAALLVEALTRRPELLLPATEDRLHQEYRAPAMPESAALVERLRADGVPAVISGAGPTVLALVDADSADKVAHLAGEGWAANRLDLDAQGACVLPLAAASDI, from the coding sequence ATGGCCGGTCCCGCCTTCCGCGCCGCCGCCGTCCGGGTGCGCGTCCCCGCCACCAGCGCCAACCTCGGCCCGGGCTTCGACGCCCTGGGCCTCTCGCTGGGGCTCTACGACGACGTCGTCGTCCGGGTGGCCGACTCAGGGCTGCACATCGACATCGCGGGAGAGGGGAGCGACACGCTCCCGCGTGACGAGAACCACCTGCTCGTACGTTCCCTGCGCACCGCCTTCGACCTGCTGGGCGGCCAGCCGCGCGGCCTGGAGATCGTCTGCGCCAACCGCATCCCGCACGGCCGGGGCCTCGGCTCCTCCTCGGCCGCCATCTGCGCCGGGATCGTCGCCGCCCGCGCCGTGACCATAGGCGGCGAGGCCCGGCTCGACGACACCGCGCTCCTCGAGCTCGCCACCGAGATCGAGGGCCACCCCGACAACGTGGCCCCCTGTCTGCTCGGCGGCTTCACGATCGCCTGGATGGAGGCCGGTGCCGCCCGGGCGATCAGGCTGGAGCCGCACGATTCCATCGTTCCGGTGGTTTTCGTGCCCGGAAAGCCCGTCCTGACCGAGACGGCGCGCGGACTGCTCCCGCGCTCCGTGCCGCACGTCGACGCCGCCGCCAACGCCGGCCGTGCCGCGCTGCTCGTCGAGGCCCTCACCAGGCGCCCCGAGCTGCTGCTGCCGGCCACCGAGGACCGTCTCCACCAGGAGTACCGCGCCCCCGCCATGCCGGAGAGCGCCGCACTGGTGGAGCGGCTGCGGGCCGACGGAGTCCCGGCAGTCATCTCGGGAGCGGGGCCCACCGTGCTCGCGCTGGTCGACGCGGACAGCGCCGACAAGGTGGCCCACCTGGCGGGCGAGGGCTGGGCCGCCAACCGGCTGGACCTCGACGCCCAGGGAGCCTGTGTGCTCCCGCTCGCGGCCGCCAGTGACATCTGA
- the rho gene encoding transcription termination factor Rho — MSDTTDLMGARVEETAAAPATDASAPATGAGSRRRRGTGLDGMVLAELQQVASGLGIKGTARMRKSQLIEVIKEAQAGGGAAAPKAASSPDGDAAETKPKRRATSKARTGEAAEKKAETGAEAPAEKAVAQQQIEIPGQPAAERGGDDAPTERRRRRATAEAGAPAGSPETVAAEAKSEPKAETPAQQPQGDAGDGEGRGRRDRRDRGRDRGERGDRDRGDRRKSDDQQGGGRQDRQQQNQQQGGGRQDRQQRDNGPQDDDDFEGGRRGRRGRYRDRRGRRGRDEMGGPEPQINEDDVLIPVAGILDILDNYAFIRTSGYLPGPNDVYVSLAQVRKNGLRKGDHITGAVRQPKEGERREKFNALVRLDSVNGMAPEHGRGRPEFNKLTPLYPQDRLRLETDPGVLTTRIIDLVAPIGKGQRGLIVAPPKTGKTMIMQAIANAITHNNPECHLMVVLVDERPEEVTDMQRSVKGEVISSTFDRPAEDHTTVAELAIERAKRLVELGHDVVVLLDSITRLGRAYNLAAPASGRILSGGVDSTALYPPKRFFGAARNIEDGGSLTILATALVDTGSRMDEVIFEEFKGTGNAELKLDRKLADKRIFPAVDVDASGTRKEEILLAPDELGIVWKLRRVLHALDQQQAVELLLDKMKQTKSNAEFLMQIQKTTPTPGNGD; from the coding sequence GTGAGCGACACCACCGATCTGATGGGCGCACGTGTCGAGGAGACCGCTGCCGCGCCCGCCACGGACGCCTCCGCGCCTGCCACCGGTGCCGGCTCCCGGCGGCGCCGCGGTACCGGCCTCGACGGCATGGTGCTGGCCGAGCTGCAGCAGGTCGCATCCGGCCTCGGTATCAAGGGCACCGCGCGCATGCGCAAGAGCCAGCTGATCGAGGTCATCAAGGAGGCGCAGGCCGGGGGAGGTGCCGCGGCTCCCAAGGCCGCGTCCTCGCCCGACGGCGACGCCGCCGAGACCAAGCCGAAGCGCCGCGCCACCTCCAAGGCCCGCACCGGCGAGGCCGCCGAGAAGAAGGCCGAGACGGGCGCCGAGGCCCCCGCCGAGAAGGCCGTGGCCCAGCAGCAGATCGAGATCCCCGGCCAGCCGGCCGCCGAGCGCGGCGGGGACGACGCCCCCACCGAGCGCCGCCGCCGCCGCGCCACCGCCGAGGCCGGCGCCCCGGCGGGCAGCCCCGAGACCGTCGCGGCCGAGGCGAAGAGCGAGCCCAAGGCCGAGACGCCCGCGCAGCAGCCGCAGGGCGACGCCGGTGACGGCGAGGGCCGTGGCCGCCGCGACCGCCGTGACCGTGGTCGTGACCGCGGTGAGCGCGGCGACCGCGACCGTGGGGACCGTCGCAAGAGCGACGACCAGCAGGGCGGCGGCCGTCAGGACCGCCAGCAGCAGAACCAGCAGCAGGGCGGCGGCCGTCAGGACCGCCAGCAGCGCGACAACGGCCCGCAGGACGACGACGACTTCGAGGGCGGCCGCCGCGGCCGCCGGGGCCGTTACCGCGACCGCCGCGGCCGTCGTGGGCGTGACGAGATGGGCGGCCCGGAGCCGCAGATCAACGAGGACGACGTCCTGATCCCGGTCGCGGGCATCCTGGACATCCTCGACAACTACGCCTTCATCCGGACCTCGGGCTACCTGCCCGGCCCGAACGACGTGTACGTCTCCCTCGCCCAGGTCCGCAAGAACGGCCTGCGCAAGGGCGACCACATCACCGGCGCGGTCCGTCAGCCCAAGGAAGGCGAGCGGCGCGAGAAGTTCAACGCGCTGGTCCGCCTGGACTCCGTCAACGGCATGGCGCCCGAACACGGCCGCGGCCGCCCGGAGTTCAACAAGCTGACCCCGCTGTACCCGCAGGACCGCCTCCGCCTGGAGACGGACCCCGGTGTCCTCACCACCCGCATCATCGACCTCGTCGCGCCGATCGGTAAGGGCCAGCGCGGTCTGATCGTGGCCCCGCCGAAGACCGGCAAGACCATGATCATGCAGGCGATCGCCAACGCGATCACGCACAACAACCCCGAGTGCCACCTGATGGTCGTCCTGGTCGACGAGCGTCCGGAAGAGGTCACCGACATGCAGCGGTCGGTCAAGGGCGAGGTCATCTCCTCGACCTTCGACCGCCCCGCCGAGGACCACACCACGGTCGCCGAGCTCGCCATCGAGCGCGCCAAGCGTCTGGTGGAGCTGGGCCACGACGTGGTCGTGCTGCTCGACTCGATCACGCGTCTGGGCCGTGCGTACAACCTCGCCGCGCCCGCCTCCGGCCGCATCCTGTCCGGTGGTGTCGACTCGACCGCGCTGTACCCGCCGAAGCGCTTCTTCGGTGCGGCCCGCAACATCGAGGACGGCGGCTCGCTGACCATCCTCGCCACCGCCCTGGTGGACACCGGGTCCCGCATGGACGAGGTGATCTTCGAGGAGTTCAAGGGCACCGGCAACGCCGAGCTCAAGCTCGACCGGAAGCTCGCCGACAAGCGGATCTTCCCGGCGGTGGACGTGGACGCGTCCGGTACCCGCAAGGAAGAGATCCTGCTCGCTCCCGACGAGCTCGGGATCGTCTGGAAGCTGCGCCGGGTGCTGCACGCCCTCGACCAGCAGCAGGCGGTGGAGCTGCTCCTCGACAAGATGAAGCAGACGAAGTCGAACGCCGAGTTCCTGATGCAGATCCAGAAGACGACGCCGACGCCGGGCAACGGCGACTGA